agaaagaaaggcaGCATGAAAAAACGTGTCCCTAAAAGGAAACGAGACCCTCGATTTATAAGCCTTAATCAAGTAGGTGAATAAATGATTGAATCGCGATAGGTCTAACGCCATCAGACAAATCTCAAACACCGTAAACTATTTTAACATCACTTACAATATGCAATTGTCAGATGAAGACCATTAAGTTTCCTCCAAAGATCTAAGTAGGAAAGGTAAATAATTAAGTTTTCCAATGAGAGTCATGACCCTTACATTGATTTAGGCGTAGCTGCATAAATGcaaatttgactttttaaagttaaaatgaGAAATAAATACAGTGATTAAAATGAATGATTAATTTTATAACATAACGATGTTGACTACTAGCATTCTCATGTTTGTACCAATGTTATTCTTATCATGATCACTATATATACTTTTGATGTCTTTTCAACAACACTGCGAAAGTATTAATCCATATTTCTTATCGATATCTAACCTCTTCTAGTGCCTTAGTACGTTCGTGTATACATGTCGGGGTTGTGTAATTAAATGCCAACACAACATATCACATGGCATTGATGTTGTATTGGCCATTGATCTATTTTCACACTTGATCTTCTATGTTTGGTTGTTGGGTAGCATCCTCTATTCATTTCCTCACACTTAAGAAAAAATTTCACAACAAACAAAAGCATTTTCCCTTTTCAACTTTTCACTCCTTATTTGTCTTACTTATTCATCCTTTTTTTCTCCCATagaaatcaaattaattatttatttgtggtaataataataaaagaatcaTTTAATGCTTCTAATTAGCTTATTGGGCCGCGTTTTGCTAATCTGGGCTGGCCCAAATTCAGGCTAGTTGTGTGTACTAGGCCCATGAGTTTAGTTGGGCCGTCAATTAAAGCGATTTCCTCTGGACAATCCAAGACGGCGTCGTACGAGTGGGTGCTGACTGCCGTGGTAAGAAACTAAACCCTCTTCGTCGTTTCGTTCTAATGCTGACCGAAGCTCAGAAGCTATAGTCTTTAACCGCAGAATCTTTATTCATGTCGGCCGTTTTCCGATCAGCTCACCGGCAGTTTCAATCATATTACAGTAAAATCCTCACACGTCGATTATGGCAACGCCATTGTTCGCCTTCACGAACCACCACAACCTCAGCATCGCACTTTACCAGGCCATTTGTTTCCGCCGCCGTTCCCAAATCTCCCTTCGACGCCATCACTCTCAGAGTACTTCGTAATGAGATAGAGTACCAGTCCAATTACGCTCCTCCTCATCAGGTTCGCCGATTTCTTTCCCTCCTTCTTTTGATCCATTTCCTCATCCtacattttctttaatttccatAACCTTACAGCCTGCAACGACGTTCAATTCATTTACGGTTGAAGATCATCCTGGAATGCAATGGATTACACTGAAAGGGAAATTTAAGGACACTGAAGATATTAAAATTGAAGCGACGATGTTTGATGGCTGTGAATCTGTTCCCAAATTTGGAGACGATAGCGATGGTGAAGAAGAGCTCCGTCTTCATATTAGCGTGCTTGTTGACATTTCGAAGGGAGATGGTTCTGAAGATTTGGAGTTCGTTTGCTCAGCATGGCCTGATTCTTTGGATGTTCAGAAACTATATGTACTTAAACGAGATAGAATGCTTGCAAGTCATTATATGGGGCCTGATTTTAGGTATGGCTTATCTCGAATTCTGAGTTTCTCATTCTTTCTGTAAATTTGTAGCTGCCTTTGCCATTTTTGTTGATTATTTACTGATTACTTGCTCATTTTGGTCTGGATTTGTATGCCTAATGTGGTTGCCATCATATGTTGCCTCTAATTACTGACCAATGCAAGTACCAAGTTCAAAATGTATCTGCTTTTAGTGACTATTCAATATATCGGTATTGAATTGTCTGCCACTTCCAACATGAGTCTAGCTTAAGTGTACAGACCTGTACGTACTCGAGGACAAGAGGTCTGGATTCAAATCTCTCAATTCCAGGTTCTATTACAATACATTTTCGAAAAAAGATTTGTCTGCCATGTGTAGTCCCCCAAATATTTTCTCCAATATCACATTGCTATAACGTGATGTACAAATAAGAAACACATGCACTTTGGTTTGGGTAGTGTGTCCAAGTTTGACTTGTTTTTGACACTACACTTTCACGCTTGTTGGGCACATAATACTTTTAGAACAATAAATTTGTTGACCTGTACCAAACTAATTTTTTAAGCAAGAAATGCATCAACTGATTTACTTTGTATTTTTTCTATTACAAAAATGAGActtctttttaaaaatgtatattttaatAAGTTAGTATCCTAGACTTTTAGAAAATGATATGTTGCTGTATTCTGTCTTGTATATGTACTTGTGCTTCTTAAATGCACAATTTAGGACTTGTTTGAAAtgaatttttaagtttttaaaatattatttgagTATTTAGAAAGTCATTCCAAACAAATGATATTGAGGCGACTGGGTCATCTCGCCTTTGGTTAAGTTAGGGTTAGCATCATCAAGAAGGCCCTGCTTGCCCCAACTGTGCCTTTGTTTTAGTGCGCCTGAATATGTTGaatatcttttttatatttacgTATTTATACTACTTAGTATTAATCTTTGAAACTTTAATGTTTAGATACTTTCACAACGTATGTTTTATGTATatcatttgtttatttattgcACCCTGCTTTACTCATGCTATGCATTTGTGTCACCTCGCCTGCCTTGAGGTTTGAGGTGCACCTTGAGCTTTGAAACACCATCTGGCCCCTTAGTTAAAGGAGGCTAAGTATTAAGCTTCTTTGTGCTCTAACTCCCGTTGTCTACTAATGGTCGTTCTGGCTTTTGTTGACTTCAGGAAATTGAGTGGTGCAATTCAGAAAAAATTTCGGGAGTTCTTAGCAGAAAGGGGGATAGATAAGGAGCTTGCTGTATTTCTGCATGAATACATGATGAACAAAGACAGATGTGAACTTATTCGATGGTTGAAAACTGTCGAGTCTTTTGTGGAAAGATAAATCATACGCTTCTTCTGCACCATCAAACATAGTTCTTTCCTTTTTAAGGTATTCAAGATTatgttttcttcctttttttataATCTGATGCTAACCATTGTTTATCAATCACGATTAATTTTAACATATGCaaagttatttttttattttcaatgagATTGTCTTAATGAAAAAGGAGGTACAAAAAGGTAAAGAAAAATAAGTGATTACAAATAGCTTGAACTTAACTTAGTGCCTATGGTAATTACAAATAGGTAGAACAGCCCAAAAAGGGGGAAAAGTAATAACTTACTTAGTTACTAACTTACAATTTACAAAAGAGCCTTGAAAATTGGTCCTAGTAAAATCATTGAAAGAATTGACTCACTTTGTTGTTTTCCCAGAATACTACTTGGTTATATGGTGCAAACTATTTGATTGTGTGAGAGTGATATTTTTTGTTATCAATGTCGTTTGGCTGCTATTTCTTTACTGCAATTATTATCTTTTGAAGACAAAAATCATGTTAAGGATTTGACATCATGATTTTTTGGGCTCCATTTAATAACAGTTTGATATTTTTTACTCATGGTCTTTGAAAATTAAGCTCCTAAACACTAATCTCATCCATGCTATCTACTTTCAACGAACGATTTCAAAACTCAAGCCAAATTTTGCAAAATAAAagatagtttttaaaaacttgttttgtTCTTTGAATTTATCAACCATAATGGTTTTGACCTAATGGTAAATAAGGAAGTATGATCTTGATAAACGGCTAAAAGAGGTCATAGGTTCAATCCATTGTGACCATGTACCTAAGATTTAATAATCTTATAGATTTTCTTGACATAAAATATTATAGGGTAAAGTAGGTTGAGGTGCACATAAACCGATCCAAACGTTAAATGATTATGAAGAGGGCTTTAAAAGAACGTCTTGTCAGTTTTAGATGTGGGAATGAAAGCTGTTGTATTGTGGCCAAATGTCTCTTGGTAGTGCTATTCATAATAATGTGGGGTTAGGAAGGTAAACCTTTTATAAAGAAAACAAAGGCGAGACATGTAGAAATCAGTTCTCAAATCACAATTAGAGACAAAAACTGATCTCCCTGTTTCtactttttcttcctttgatCCACACGGGCTTCCTCTTCCCATGTCCTTTTATATATGCCAAAGGGTGTTATTTTCTCTGCTTCACTATACTTTTCAAAAGCTAAATAAATGTTGTATAATTAAGTTGAACTAAGTTCAATcatgattttgattttgttcACATTTCTAGCTTTTTGgcttctgtttttttttttctctctctttttcttttttccttccatGTGGTATCATAGTTATTGAATAACCAAACCATGCcaatgtttcttttttcttgctTTTATGATTTCTCTCTCATCTTCAACATCAGGTCGTCTTAACTTGTATTTAAAAATACACATTAATgatctttttcttctctctttttatttctaaatCTTGATTTTCTTCCTGCTGTCAAATTTCAGATATTAGAAAGGAagctttttttcctttttaggaTTTGTTGTTTCCACATGTAAACTTAATGGTTTAAGATTGTCCTGTGTTGACTTTTCTTTGTCTCAATTTATTTTCATTAGTTTTTATACGGTCTCGATCTGACTTTGCTCATAAAATATGTtgacttttattatatatt
This region of Cucumis melo cultivar AY chromosome 7, USDA_Cmelo_AY_1.0, whole genome shotgun sequence genomic DNA includes:
- the LOC103493767 gene encoding uncharacterized protein At2g39795, mitochondrial, yielding MSAVFRSAHRQFQSYYSKILTRRLWQRHCSPSRTTTTSASHFTRPFVSAAVPKSPFDAITLRVLRNEIEYQSNYAPPHQPATTFNSFTVEDHPGMQWITLKGKFKDTEDIKIEATMFDGCESVPKFGDDSDGEEELRLHISVLVDISKGDGSEDLEFVCSAWPDSLDVQKLYVLKRDRMLASHYMGPDFRKLSGAIQKKFREFLAERGIDKELAVFLHEYMMNKDRCELIRWLKTVESFVER